A region of the Chroicocephalus ridibundus chromosome 1, bChrRid1.1, whole genome shotgun sequence genome:
agctgctgcttctttttcttcttatacaAAAGTTCTTGATCACTGTCAGCAAGAATCCAGCAAAATCGTATATTCTGATACGAAGAATAGACAGGCTTCTTTTTCAGGTCCCATCAAAATCTTTTCAGCCTCAGGACTGATAGGTGCCTTATGCTTTCTGCATCTTGTAATACAATATGCCTGCATATAGTAGGATGTTTATTGTTAGAACTTTCTCTcctatgtttctttttcctgatagCCGGTGTAttccattataattttttttaatttgctttattcttttttcaccttctgtCATCTAATGCTGCTATTCTTTTGCCTCTAATACAACAAATCTATTCCACAGCTGTCAAGAAGAAACAGAGCTGGTCTTTGCCTTGTTCTCTGGGTCACAATTTGCCAGTGGTCTGCCGCCTTTATCCTTTTGCATAATAATTTCGCAGCTTTTCGGTGTTACGTCAGCAATAAGAATAACATATGTGCCACAGAAGCTGTATGCCACCAGTTGATCCCCACAGGCACTCTGTGGAAGCTCCCTGGCTTGCTGCTGTGATACTAGGTTTCTAGTCACTGTTGTCAATTTTATTCAGTTGTGTATAATACATTcctatttttaatggaaataaaggttattttttattatttgtagttTTAGTCATCTGTTTGAATTCTTCTCTGCGCTACACGGGGTAATTCAAGGAAGCTGGGTAATACCTTATAGATCAGCCATGTCTGGGAGAAGGTTCACTTACAGTGAGCTTCTGAAACGTGAAGCTTTGTATCTTTTAACCTAGTCCAGCAACTTCAAACATACAGGGACAAAATGAAAAGCCACCTTAAATATTTTAGATCAACTTTAAATTTTAGTATTTGGAAAGTAAATACaaatctttgttttctgcatCCTGTAATACAATACGCCTCGCTGTTCTAGCAGTAAGCCCCTATGATGTGGTCGTCTACAAATACGTCGAGAGGTAAGCATCATCTTCCCTCTTTTGCCTGTTCATTGCTAgaactttttctgttttctaattagAATACAATTCACTAGCTAAGACTACAGATTTCCTTGTGATTCCTGTGGGTATGCAATATATGTATAAGTAAGCCTTTAGTGACACACCAGTTGGCACTGCCCTGCAATTTTTTACCTATAAGCGCTTTATCTCTGAATAGTTCCTTTCTCTGTCAGTAGGAACACCCTGTGTGAAGAGGAATGGGCATcagtgaatgggaaaaaaaaaattatcagagaaaTCTAAGAGTACGGTTCAGCAACCATTTTACTGACTCCAGGCCATGCTCTTCAGTGCTGTCACTCAACCCATACATAGTCAGGTCATCACCTGGATTGTGCAGGCAGAACTGTCCCTCCTGACATCATCTGCGGAGATGAGTTTAAGCCACCACCCCGTCTGGAGCCAGCTGAGTGTCATTCAGTCCTACAGTGTGACTGCGAGTCCTAGCCAAGGGCTGGATTCACCCCCATTGACAGCCCTCCGTAGCTAAAGGTAGGTGGCTTCTGTGCTGTGATTTCCTCCTGGGATTGCTATCTTTTAAAAATGGCAGTGTGCAAGTAACATAGTAACACCTCATAGGCCTTTGCAGGCCTCACTTGTTAAGAAATATTTGCTGCTAATGGTCTTGTCTGCACAATTTAAATAGCAAAAGACTGAAGTATTCACGAAAGGATATACTGCCTAGCGCTTCCTAATCTGACTGTCTGAAGCCTCCTTATTTGAAGAATTTCAGTCGCTGCTTACCACAACCTGCTTATCTGACAGTTTGGTGAAGAATGAGTTGTATAACCTTGTAGTATATAAACTGCCTCATTGGGCATAGTTCTTATAAGCAAAGGCtgtctctctgctgctctctggtCTCTCCTATAGCAATAAACTGCTGATGTTTTGACATGATCAAAATTGCATTCCAGTTATTCTGTGACAGAATTTGGTGCCGTGGCTTGGATTCACATGTTCTGCTTCGCCTGGGAGGACCACAGACTGATGCCTGCCGAAACCTCCTTGGTGCCACTAGGTAAGTGACCTTTTGAAATCCCTACTGGAGCTTCAGCCGAGGGCCGTCTGTATGGACAAGGACGCTGGAAGTCAGAATGTCCTTACAGACCTAATCATAAGTCTTTTAAGTCCAGCAGGATTCAGTCATCCTAACTTTCTATCCAACTCTTCCTTCATGCCACAGCCTCTGAAACATGATTAGGATAGCCCCAAGGACGTAGACATAATTGCTCCTTTACTTCCTTTAGGCCAGACTGGACCTTATTTTTCTTGCCCTATTAACAGCAAGATTGTTTCTTGCCTAATTGATACTGGTGTTTCTCAATCTACTTTATGTCCCTCTGATTTTCCTGCAGTTCCCTTACTTCCAGAAGTAGTAAACGCTGTTGGTATTTCAGAACAACCCATATGTCATCCAGTAACAAGCCCTTTGTCTGTAACTATCCGCGTCATTTCTGGATACTATGCTTTCCTTTGAAGTCCTACCACCCCAGTTAACCTTCTGGGAGAAGACTCTTATTGTGCCATATATCGTGCCCTGCGTGGAATTTACCTTGACATGCTCACACCTCGACAAGGTGAATTTATGGCTTTTTTGCTTGAGGAACCTCCCACTTCAAATTTAACTAACTCTACTACTCAGGGGCAGTTTGGTGAAGAAAGAGTTGTATAACATAAAGGTATATAAACTCTGTAACTGCCTCCTTTGTGCAGAGTTCACATCAGGGGAGTTTGTCACTGCCACGCTGGGTTCTCTCCTGTAGCAATAAACTGCTTCTGTTCTGTCCTGATCAAACTTGCATTCTGCTTATTTGGCAACAACAACGAAATGTATCTTGAACCTTTCTTTCTTAATGTCACTTTATATTGAGCTattatttttaacatgaaaactGTCATTTTCAGTTCCTTATTGCCTTTCATTAGCAGATTTTCTCCTAGGTAGTAACGTAAGGAACCTCCTTCTCCTAGATCTGTATTTGCAAGTGTCTTTCCTAATGCAAAGTATTCCCACTTTTATCTTAGATACCAGTACCTATGGCAGCAGCGACTCCCAGCTTTGTGCCAGGCAGTGCAGGTACAAAGGAGGCACGTATATCCTCTGTCCCAGTTAGCCTCTACTGCCCTCATCACATAAACCCCCACAATGAACTTCCTAATCCTTCCCCAGCTTTTGCGCATCCATGGACAAAAGCCCTAATCCAGGGTGGAGCTGCGTGACTGATTCACTACACAGTGGTGAGCTTAGTTTACCACCATGTTGGTACAGCGGAGGCAGAGGGTCACCACCACTCTGCAAGAAAGGACTTTCAACCAGAAACCAGGGGGAGATCCCCCTccacagagctccagggctgAGATCTGGCGTTTGAGCTACTATCTGCAGAGAGCAGGATGCAGCCCAGGGGATGCAGGGCAGCAGCGCAGTGGCATCTACCCCATCCCATCTGTGGTAGCCATTTGTACCTTCTCTGCTACAGAGCCAGTTGGGGTGCCTCCACCATATTCCCTCGTGTAAGCAGCGCTGATGTCTGTCAGCACGGAGTGATACAGGGCTGCAGCCTGTTGCAGTGGCTTACACCCTTACATGACTAATAAGAGAAATATTCATCTTGTAGAAATcgatgttttaattttgttttcaataaattAAAGAGCAGCAGGAGTTTAacttacattttcaaaatggaagtCACATTAACATTATCATATTCTCACATAGCAGGTTCCACCTGCTCTGCAACTCAGCATCTTGTGGACACACTCTTAGTAATGTTGCTGCTAGCGTAGTGGTTTCATTTGGGCAAAACTTACTGCCAGTAAGGCTCTTCACCAGTTCACTGCACACTGCTGGTGGCAGCCACTGCTCCGGCAGATCAATGTTACAGACTTCAATCCTTCCATGCTTTACATCCATATCTACTTTAACATCAAGAACAGAATCTTTGTAGACCATGTTAAAACAAGTGCTAACGCTGAACTTGGGTGTCTTTCCATACACCCATTCCCAGGTTTGTAGTTCTTTAGTTTTATTATTAATTCCAGGAAGCACAGTCTCATCAGCGGGATTTATTAAGGTGATGTGATGATCTGTTTGGTGTTGTGTAGCATATTCTTCAGCAATGGCATCCAGGAGCATCTCACAAGTTAAACTAGGATCCTCTTCAAAGAGATTTTTCACTGAGGCGGGCACGCTAGGAGTGGCATTGCTTTTTATCCCTTTATAAGGACTTTTTAGCACAGATGATAAAACAAACTTATCTGCACTACAGAGTAAGGTACAGTGGTGATAAGCAGTTGTCCGTCCCAGCTTTGCAGCAGTACCTGAGATTTTGTAATGTCTATCTAGCAAGATATCATACCTGTCAGTGACGTGTACATCTAATTGGGGGCGCAAGGCTTTCAGTGCCTTCACAACCAGTTTCAGGTTTTCCATTCGTTCGTATTTTTTTTTGGATGTAAAGAAAGTCAAATTGATATTGCCTAAGTCATGGTAAACTGTCCCTcctccacttctcctcctggctagttttatatttttttgccGCAATAGCCTGAGGTTGCATTCCTGCCAGGGATTCTGATGTCTCCCTATTACCACAGCAGGGGAATTTCTCCAGAGGAAAAGGACCTGCCGGTTCTCTAAATTCATGTGGTCATGGATCCAGTCTTCCACAGCTAGATTTTGGTAAACATCATCAGAAGTAGACTGGATAATGAGGCTTCCGCTAGTTGTGCTCCTGAAGCCAACTTTTGGAGTCCTGAGGATGCAGGATAGCTGAAGGCAGTTCTTTAATGATGCCTGGAGTACCATGTTTTTAATAACTGGACAGTAGATGGAAGGAACACTTGATCTGGTAAAGCTGAATGTGGCAAATGCGCAACCTGTTGTTGTGACAGGAATGAAAATTGCTAGTGGCAGTCATGATACAGTCACGCTCTTCCCAAAGCAGCAATGCTCCCCAGCTGGTGCGAGTGACAAGGCACGTTTCTCCTCCTGAAGCTAGTGATGCCATTCAAGTTCAAACCCTGACGAGCGCTTAACGTAAGAGCTGGGGTTGTCAGAGCGACTTCTCCTCGCAGTCCTTAATGCCTAAAAGGCCAAAGGAAGAAATGGAATTAAACTGTGTATTTTCCCCTCGCTCAATAGAGCCATGCTAATACAATTTTACTTTGTGTATTTTGGTTAGTTTTAGCGATCCAGGTTTTTTTTACGTtgttctgagaagaaaaagggggcgcAACAAGTTCACGAACTTGCGGGCTCAGCGAGGAGCCGGCCAGGCGCGGGGCTCGCTGCCGCGGCGCCCGCAGCGCCCTAACGAAAGGCCGGCCGAGCCCCGCGGACTCACCGCAGCCGCTACCGCCGTCCCGGGCGCCGTTCCGCTGCGGGCGCAGGCGTTCCTTCCACGCTGACCCACCCCCCGCTCGGGGCGGCAGCCCCGTcctcccgccccgcagccgccggtaactcagggaggggagggacgagGCGGCGCCGGCGCCTTCCGCTTCCCGCGGTCAGAGGTGCCGGGGGCGGCCCCCGGTGTGTGAGTGGgtcggggaggagaggagaggatagATCGCGCCTCTGATGGCGCGGGGTTGGAAGCGGTGTTGTCCCAAATCTGCGTTCGTTACCGGGTGTGCAAAGAGCTGGTCCACACAGCGAGGCGAGatatttgtttatttcatttctgcGCAGAGGTGGGTGCCAGGTGGTTCGTCCGCAAAGCTGGCACGCCTTAGCTTATACTTCGTAAGCTGTTATATTTTACAAAAACCCACTAACCGGCACACTGTACTTATCTCGCGATTTCACAATAAGCTCCTGTTGGCTGCTTGTACTCTCGCTTCAAATTAAAGGTATAGTACACTCGCAAATTACTACGCTTGCTCAGTGGGGTCTCATCTAGGAGGCGTATAGCTTAAGATTTGGAGGTGTGGTTTTCACGTTAGAATGAGCTAAGTTCACCTAAAGGacacatactttttattttcaacgCTTTGCAACAACCAGCAAAGGTTGCAGTTTTAACAGAATGCCTCAGTTTTCCCGAGTTAGGTTCCTTGTGTCTTTTTTTGCTATCTACAGGCCGATTCAACACACTTATTTTCTTTGATTGCCCAAGGCCTTTTCTTCCTTAGCAGCATCTTCTCTGCTTTGCCTTCACCAAGGGGAGCGGGTGGCAGCACAGTGAGGAGCCACTGCTGACACCACGGCCAGGGctctcaaaagagaaataaaggacGACTCAGAAATGTGGAAATCGCCTTCACCTGAAAACGCTTCATGTGTTAGATACACGTAACACATAGCAACAGATCCTTACTGTTGCTTGCTGGTAGGCTTGCTGTGAAACCTCTTTTTCTCATCTCTGTTTAAACAATCGGTTTCTCCcctgcttaaaaaaattattttaaatcatcaaGATAGAAATATTTCAAGCGGAGAAAGAAGTCCAAGACAATCGATTTCAATAGCTCTGTAGTTTAAAGTTATTTGCCATCAAGATACTTGCATCTGCTGAGTTCTACCTCAATATCAATTAAGTCATGCAGTTAGAAGGTTTGTTATAATTCCTTCTGTCGATggctgatgaaaataaaaatctcctctTTTTATAGGCTCAATCTGAATAAAATGAGATATTGGTATTTGCATTATCTCAGTACTGTCGTTGGCTAAGTTTTTAGAAATTGGAGCTTCTGTGCAGGCAACCTACTACAATCATAATGGTGCTGTGGTTTCTTCTCAGCTTGTCTATATGGTAGAAGTGCTCCTCTCTTCTTTTGAGGTTGAATTCATTCTTCCATTCAGTTAACTGTTTGAGGTttctttggggtttcttttggcTTTAGCAGGAATTGAAATTTCGTTTCAGACACCTTCAAACACTTATCTACACTacggaaagacttttttttattttcaaaaaagactttttaaactTAATTCTTGAAGAAAGTTTATAAACCTTGAGGAGattttgaaaatacttaaaagtCATTAGAGATTGGCTAAGTTCAGTTAAAAAGTTGCTTTGGCAATACAAGATGACCTCTAAGCTTcccaattattattattaaacacaGCAATATTTTCTTAGATTACCGATCAATTTCATGgctttttcagatgaaaagtTGTCTCAAACAATAATGGTGCAGCTGGGGGAGGCTGAGAAGGAGTGAGAATGATCAGTTGCTGTGCAACGTGCAGCTGAGTAAGTTAAGTCTCTCTAgcccagtaaaataaaataaaataaaaacaacaaaaaaaccaaccaaacaaacaaaccaccacaacaaGCTAACCCTCAAAACAAACCTCCTATGGG
Encoded here:
- the LIPT1 gene encoding lipoyl amidotransferase LIPT1, mitochondrial; translation: MVLQASLKNCLQLSCILRTPKVGFRSTTSGSLIIQSTSDDVYQNLAVEDWIHDHMNLENRQVLFLWRNSPAVVIGRHQNPWQECNLRLLRQKNIKLARRRSGGGTVYHDLGNINLTFFTSKKKYERMENLKLVVKALKALRPQLDVHVTDRYDILLDRHYKISGTAAKLGRTTAYHHCTLLCSADKFVLSSVLKSPYKGIKSNATPSVPASVKNLFEEDPSLTCEMLLDAIAEEYATQHQTDHHITLINPADETVLPGINNKTKELQTWEWVYGKTPKFSVSTCFNMVYKDSVLDVKVDMDVKHGRIEVCNIDLPEQWLPPAVCSELVKSLTGSKFCPNETTTLAATLLRVCPQDAELQSRWNLLCENMIMLM